The proteins below come from a single Tissierella sp. MB52-C2 genomic window:
- the udk gene encoding uridine kinase, with translation MKRPLLIGITGGTGSGKSTVSKEIFKSIHEKKITIIEQDSYYKDQSHLTFEERVNTNYDHPFAFDNQLLIKHLKDLLDNKPIEKPIYDFEKHTRKEETEIVEPKDIIILEGILILTEEEIRDLLDIKIFVDTDSDVRVIRRILRDIKDRGRTLDSVILQYMETVRPAHLQFIDPTKRYADIIIPEGGYNKVAVDIIVAKINSILNN, from the coding sequence GTATCTAAGGAGATATTTAAATCCATCCACGAAAAGAAAATTACCATAATAGAACAGGACTCCTACTATAAAGATCAATCTCATTTAACCTTTGAGGAAAGGGTAAATACAAATTATGATCATCCCTTTGCCTTTGATAATCAACTTCTTATAAAGCATTTAAAGGATTTATTAGATAATAAACCTATTGAAAAACCTATTTATGATTTTGAAAAACATACAAGAAAAGAAGAAACTGAAATAGTGGAGCCAAAGGATATAATTATTTTAGAAGGAATTTTAATATTAACTGAAGAAGAAATAAGAGATCTTTTAGATATTAAAATATTTGTAGATACAGATTCAGATGTGCGAGTGATTAGAAGAATATTAAGAGATATTAAAGACAGAGGTCGTACTCTAGATTCAGTAATTCTTCAATATATGGAAACCGTAAGACCGGCTCATTTACAATTTATAGATCCCACTAAAAGATATGCAGATATTATAATTCCGGAAGGTGGATATAATAAAGTTGCTGTAGATATAATAGTTGCAAAAATCAATTCAATATTGAATAATTAA